A region of Marnyiella aurantia DNA encodes the following proteins:
- the rfbD gene encoding dTDP-4-dehydrorhamnose reductase, whose amino-acid sequence MKKILVVGANGQLGKCLRTIAADYEWSFNFTFLASEDLDITNSSAVLTVLEDENPDFCINAAAYTAVDLAEKESERAFAVNAQGPGNLAEACREVGATLIHISTDYVFDGDTEISYSEDNFTNPKGVYGASKLKGEELVMDANPKSVIIRTSWLYSEHNRNFVKTMLNLFAEKEEIGVVNDQFGQPTNANDLAEAIMQIISSDSPGHGVFHFSNYPETTWYSFAEKIAEFSGSQIKINPLTTLEFPTPAARPRRSTMALDKIETAYGIELKHWENSLQDCLHTLLETK is encoded by the coding sequence ATGAAAAAAATACTTGTTGTTGGTGCCAATGGTCAGTTGGGAAAATGTTTGCGGACAATTGCTGCAGATTATGAGTGGTCCTTCAATTTTACTTTTTTGGCCTCTGAAGATCTTGATATTACCAATTCCAGCGCAGTTCTTACTGTTTTGGAAGATGAAAATCCTGACTTTTGCATAAATGCCGCTGCATATACTGCGGTAGACCTGGCTGAAAAGGAATCAGAAAGAGCATTTGCCGTGAATGCCCAGGGTCCAGGCAATCTTGCGGAAGCCTGCAGGGAGGTTGGAGCCACCTTAATTCACATATCAACCGATTATGTGTTCGATGGGGATACAGAGATTTCCTACAGTGAAGATAACTTCACTAATCCAAAAGGGGTTTATGGTGCTTCAAAACTTAAGGGTGAGGAACTGGTGATGGATGCCAATCCAAAATCCGTTATTATCAGGACGTCGTGGCTGTACTCAGAGCACAACAGGAATTTTGTGAAAACTATGCTGAATCTTTTTGCCGAAAAAGAAGAGATCGGAGTGGTTAATGACCAGTTTGGTCAGCCTACTAATGCGAATGATCTTGCGGAAGCAATTATGCAGATCATCAGCTCAGACAGCCCAGGCCATGGCGTTTTTCATTTTTCAAATTACCCGGAAACCACGTGGTACAGTTTCGCGGAAAAAATCGCTGAGTTTTCAGGTTCGCAAATTAAGATTAATCCGCTCACGACCTTAGAGTTTCCGACACCGGCCGCCAGACCGCGCCGCAGTACAATGGCACTTGACAAAATTGAGACTGCGTACGGAATAGAACTTAAGCATTGGGAAAACAGTCTTCAGGATTGTCTGCATACTTTATTGGAAACGAAATGA
- a CDS encoding acyl-CoA thioesterase, whose protein sequence is MNKEISTLVKVRFSDCDPIGHLNNVKYLEYMMNAREDHVETYYGFTYEEYSRRTGCTWITVQNEIAYLREVRFNSKVQISSKTIEVRDRISKVEILMKSEDGKTVNAVLWITVIYFNMKTRKSEVHPPETRGLFEEFLTEVPEKTFAERVAYFRKQNKLS, encoded by the coding sequence ATGAACAAAGAAATTTCGACACTGGTAAAAGTTCGCTTCAGTGACTGCGACCCTATCGGACACCTCAATAATGTGAAGTATCTGGAATATATGATGAATGCCCGTGAGGACCATGTGGAAACTTACTATGGTTTTACATATGAAGAGTATTCACGCAGGACGGGTTGCACATGGATCACAGTTCAGAACGAGATCGCTTATCTACGTGAAGTCCGCTTTAACTCCAAAGTGCAGATCAGCAGTAAAACAATTGAAGTGCGCGACCGTATTTCCAAAGTGGAAATACTGATGAAAAGTGAGGACGGTAAAACAGTGAACGCAGTTTTGTGGATCACGGTAATCTATTTCAATATGAAAACCAGGAAATCAGAAGTTCACCCGCCCGAAACACGCGGTTTGTTCGAAGAGTTTCTAACTGAAGTGCCGGAGAAAACGTTCGCCGAAAGGGTGGCATACTTCAGAAAGCAGAATAAACTATCTTAA
- a CDS encoding OmpH family outer membrane protein, which produces MRKLSVLFAAVTMLMTVGMAKAQKLAALDYEQVLSLMPETKKVSTDLETFSKSKEAELKKMGDTWQADVQKYQAEGAKLTEAQRTAKETELQKTQQNLQQMAVTAQQDLNKRREASLKPIIDKLNAAIAKAAKANGWDFVIDASALIYKGGPDATAAVKKELGL; this is translated from the coding sequence ATGAGAAAATTAAGTGTATTATTTGCTGCAGTAACAATGTTGATGACTGTTGGAATGGCAAAGGCGCAGAAGTTAGCAGCTTTGGACTATGAGCAGGTATTGTCTTTGATGCCGGAAACTAAGAAAGTTTCTACGGATCTGGAGACCTTCAGTAAATCAAAAGAAGCTGAACTTAAGAAAATGGGTGATACCTGGCAGGCTGATGTTCAGAAATACCAGGCTGAAGGTGCTAAACTTACAGAAGCACAGAGAACAGCTAAGGAAACTGAATTGCAGAAAACACAGCAAAACCTGCAGCAGATGGCAGTAACCGCTCAGCAGGATCTAAATAAAAGAAGAGAAGCGTCTCTGAAGCCTATCATCGACAAACTGAATGCAGCAATCGCTAAGGCTGCCAAAGCAAACGGATGGGATTTTGTAATTGATGCAAGCGCTTTAATTTATAAGGGAGGTCCGGATGCAACTGCGGCAGTTAAGAAGGAGCTTGGACTTTAA
- a CDS encoding OmpH family outer membrane protein, protein MKNRILLVVAFLLITVSAHAQKMGVVDTDYILQRLPQYKEAEGRLNSQVDTWQKEIQNLQAEYERKKSAFDSEKVLLIGEQLKQREREVADLDRNIKTTLSLRFGTNGEIAKLRANLTQPFQDQIWEAIRTVSEKNGLGIVLDKSNNISVIFLQKRYDYTDKVLDLLTKNTGSKAAGSK, encoded by the coding sequence ATGAAAAACAGAATCCTCCTCGTAGTTGCTTTCCTTCTTATAACCGTTTCTGCGCATGCGCAGAAAATGGGAGTAGTGGATACCGATTATATTTTGCAGCGTCTTCCGCAATATAAAGAGGCAGAAGGCAGGCTGAACTCCCAGGTGGATACGTGGCAGAAGGAAATACAGAATCTGCAGGCTGAGTATGAACGTAAAAAATCGGCCTTTGACAGCGAGAAAGTTCTGCTTATCGGCGAGCAGCTAAAACAGCGCGAAAGAGAAGTTGCAGATCTGGACCGCAATATAAAGACAACCCTTAGTCTACGATTTGGAACTAACGGTGAAATTGCAAAACTGCGCGCCAACCTTACACAGCCTTTTCAGGACCAGATCTGGGAAGCAATAAGAACGGTATCGGAAAAGAACGGGTTGGGTATTGTACTGGACAAGAGTAATAACATTAGTGTGATTTTTCTTCAGAAAAGATACGACTACACAGATAAGGTCCTGGACCTATTAACAAAAAACACAGGCAGTAAAGCCGCGGGCTCAAAATAG
- the bamA gene encoding outer membrane protein assembly factor BamA, giving the protein MKFRFIPIIMFVASAHFYGQVTPQGNPQDTNPVYAESQTGSYKLQDIVVDGVKRYSPAQILRFTGLTKGEIVDIPGQKVSNAIRKLWETNSFSEVEVYIESQQGESVVLRFYLQDLKELGEVTFTGKGIGKSKNEKLAKDNNLKPGTKITQNLVSTVKTNVPNEYVKKGFSDAKVTIKDKVNANDPNLVDWTIEVEKGKRIKIDRIDFEGNENVSDSKLRKKGFKDTKQKRFGIGAILKPSKFIEEKYEADKQNLVNYYNSLGYRDARVLSDSVTRNDKNNFEINVKLNEGKKYYIGDISFVGNTAFSTEFLQRLLGYKTGDIYDAVGFNKKVGEDGGKEDDSDIKSLYMNSGYLFSNVTPVEKAVNGDSINLEVRISEGEKATWNRVTWSGNTTTHDHVVLRSLRTRPGNLFAKSDIKRTYFDLASMSFFDPQQIGQDIKPNPQDNTVDVHWSLVEKGSSQVQLQAGYGGDSFIGTLGLTFNNFSLRNFLKFKDFKPVPQGDGQTLSIQAQAGYYFQNYGISFTEPWLFGTRPTGLSVGVNQSLVNYEDQFGMDQKLNIFSANAGLNRLLRWPDDYFSLYTGIQFQRYNFDNYPFLFGTTREYYGNANNFSINVGLSRNSAGIDPIFPTSGSNVETSVKFTPPYSLFSNKDYSVMSPAEKYNLMEFYKVKVKSDFYNEIVGKLVLRSTAEMGFMDGYNSELGAPPFERFYVGGTGLFGGRYDGRELVPLRGYENATTDGGTRDDVTQLGGGTIYNRFSLELRYPISMNQTAKIYALTFLEGGNVWNDWGNFNPFQLKRSAGVGVRVYMGAFGLIGFDFAYGFDKPLYNSEPSGWKTHFLMNQSL; this is encoded by the coding sequence ATGAAGTTTAGATTCATCCCTATTATTATGTTTGTTGCCTCGGCACATTTTTATGGTCAGGTAACTCCGCAAGGGAATCCGCAGGATACTAACCCGGTTTACGCAGAAAGCCAGACGGGGTCCTACAAATTGCAGGATATTGTGGTAGATGGGGTAAAAAGATATTCTCCGGCACAAATTTTACGGTTTACAGGTCTGACCAAAGGTGAAATAGTTGATATCCCTGGTCAAAAAGTAAGTAATGCAATCCGGAAACTTTGGGAGACCAACTCTTTTTCTGAGGTAGAGGTCTACATCGAAAGCCAGCAGGGCGAAAGTGTTGTTCTTCGTTTCTACCTTCAGGACCTGAAGGAACTAGGCGAAGTGACCTTCACAGGCAAAGGAATCGGAAAATCCAAGAATGAGAAACTTGCTAAAGACAATAATCTTAAGCCGGGTACCAAAATAACCCAGAATCTTGTTTCAACTGTTAAGACAAACGTTCCTAACGAATATGTGAAGAAAGGTTTTTCTGATGCAAAAGTAACGATCAAAGATAAGGTGAATGCAAATGATCCTAATCTGGTAGACTGGACCATTGAGGTAGAGAAGGGAAAACGCATAAAAATAGACCGCATCGATTTTGAAGGAAACGAGAATGTTTCTGATTCAAAACTCAGAAAGAAAGGTTTCAAGGATACCAAACAGAAGAGATTTGGGATTGGCGCGATCCTGAAGCCATCCAAATTTATTGAAGAAAAATACGAGGCGGATAAGCAGAACCTGGTGAATTATTACAATTCACTTGGATACCGTGATGCACGTGTGCTTTCTGATTCTGTGACAAGGAATGACAAGAATAACTTCGAGATCAACGTAAAACTGAACGAAGGTAAAAAGTATTATATCGGCGATATTTCCTTTGTTGGAAATACAGCTTTTTCAACGGAATTTCTTCAGCGCCTTCTGGGCTATAAAACCGGAGATATTTATGATGCGGTAGGATTCAACAAAAAAGTTGGTGAAGACGGCGGTAAGGAAGATGATTCCGATATCAAGTCCCTTTACATGAACAGCGGTTACCTGTTTTCCAATGTTACACCTGTAGAGAAGGCAGTAAACGGTGATTCAATAAACCTTGAAGTCCGCATCAGTGAAGGCGAAAAAGCTACCTGGAACCGTGTGACGTGGAGTGGAAATACCACAACGCATGACCATGTGGTTCTTCGTTCCCTGAGAACGAGACCCGGTAACCTGTTCGCCAAAAGTGATATAAAGAGAACCTATTTCGATCTGGCCTCTATGTCATTCTTCGATCCTCAGCAAATCGGTCAGGATATCAAACCAAATCCTCAGGATAACACGGTAGATGTTCACTGGTCGCTTGTAGAAAAAGGTTCTTCACAGGTTCAGCTTCAGGCTGGTTACGGTGGCGACAGCTTCATCGGAACTCTGGGACTTACCTTCAACAATTTCTCACTTCGGAATTTCCTGAAGTTTAAAGATTTTAAACCTGTACCACAGGGTGACGGTCAAACACTGTCCATTCAGGCACAGGCAGGATATTATTTCCAGAACTACGGTATTTCATTTACCGAGCCATGGTTGTTCGGAACAAGGCCTACGGGATTGTCTGTTGGTGTGAATCAGTCGCTCGTGAATTATGAAGATCAGTTCGGAATGGACCAGAAACTGAATATTTTTTCTGCCAATGCAGGTCTTAACCGCCTGTTGCGTTGGCCGGATGATTATTTCTCCCTGTACACAGGCATTCAGTTCCAGCGCTATAACTTTGACAATTATCCGTTCCTGTTTGGCACAACTAGAGAGTATTACGGAAACGCTAACAACTTCAGTATTAACGTAGGTCTTAGCAGGAATTCGGCAGGTATTGATCCAATATTCCCTACTTCCGGTTCCAATGTAGAAACTAGTGTAAAGTTTACGCCGCCATACTCACTTTTCAGCAATAAAGATTATTCGGTGATGTCGCCGGCTGAAAAGTATAACCTGATGGAATTCTATAAAGTAAAGGTCAAGAGTGATTTCTACAATGAGATCGTTGGTAAACTTGTACTTCGCAGTACAGCCGAGATGGGCTTCATGGATGGTTACAACAGTGAACTGGGTGCACCACCATTCGAAAGATTCTACGTAGGTGGAACCGGTCTTTTCGGAGGAAGATATGACGGCCGTGAGTTGGTGCCGCTTCGTGGTTATGAAAATGCAACGACTGACGGTGGAACCCGTGATGATGTAACTCAACTTGGAGGAGGTACTATTTACAACCGTTTCTCGTTAGAGTTAAGATACCCGATCTCAATGAACCAAACAGCCAAGATATATGCTCTTACTTTCCTTGAAGGGGGCAACGTTTGGAACGACTGGGGAAACTTTAATCCATTCCAGCTGAAACGTTCGGCAGGTGTAGGGGTTAGAGTATACATGGGCGCATTCGGTCTGATAGGTTTTGATTTTGCCTACGGATTTGATAAGCCGCTTTATAACAGTGAACCTTCAGGATGGAAAACACACTTCCTGATGAACCAATCATTATAA
- the uppS gene encoding polyprenyl diphosphate synthase — protein sequence MLSVKYQINPEYLPRHVAIIMDGNGRWAKSRGKERTYGHKNALTAVRDAINACNEINIPYLTLYTFSSENWSRPNDEVNSLMNLLAETLLLEAEEIFTKGLRLHIIGDIEKLPDLVRDQLQNVMDLTKDNKRGNLILALSYGSQKEILSAVKQISRKVKAGEIEEEDINESLFEDHLYTKDFPPVDLMIRTSGEVRISNFLLWQMAYAEMQFLDMLWPDFNRETFFQCILDYQLKERRYGKTSEQLEQE from the coding sequence ATGCTGTCAGTAAAATATCAAATCAATCCTGAATATCTTCCCCGTCATGTAGCCATTATTATGGATGGAAACGGCAGATGGGCGAAATCCAGGGGCAAAGAGCGTACGTACGGACATAAAAACGCTTTAACGGCCGTACGGGATGCCATTAATGCCTGTAACGAGATAAATATTCCATATCTCACTCTTTATACATTTTCTTCTGAGAACTGGAGCCGGCCTAATGACGAAGTAAACAGCCTGATGAATCTCCTTGCCGAAACGCTTTTGCTGGAGGCTGAGGAAATTTTTACCAAAGGTTTACGTTTACACATCATTGGCGATATTGAAAAGTTGCCGGATTTGGTACGTGACCAGTTGCAGAACGTCATGGATCTTACTAAAGACAACAAGCGCGGAAACCTGATCCTGGCTCTGAGTTACGGTTCGCAAAAGGAAATCCTGAGCGCTGTAAAGCAGATAAGCCGCAAGGTAAAAGCGGGTGAGATTGAGGAAGAGGATATAAACGAGAGTCTTTTTGAAGATCATCTCTATACAAAAGATTTCCCACCTGTTGATCTTATGATACGAACCAGCGGCGAGGTAAGGATAAGCAATTTTCTACTGTGGCAGATGGCCTATGCCGAGATGCAGTTTTTGGATATGCTGTGGCCGGATTTTAACAGGGAAACCTTTTTCCAGTGTATTCTGGATTATCAGCTGAAGGAAAGGAGATATGGCAAAACCAGTGAGCAGCTGGAACAAGAGTAA
- a CDS encoding DUF6089 family protein: protein MNKKLLLSLFAVILTVASVKAQRHELGVRLGTSNLVGDIGRTGYVLQAPFGETSKYGFPAYGGIIYRMNFNPYQTLRFDLGYSHIQFGDAWAKEEYRRNRKLYGTNTLLEADAIFEYNLFPVNNEQERGMLSPYIFAGIGAMMHDVTQATLIHDYRRDVDGVAQAPVNEIDFNTTAEYYSGRKVTGYLPFGIGLKYKFNYNWAISGELMFRPTLTDQLDYSTINAKDLKSTYNADILAPNTNTSLLQTDIYYAVSKEREREFLKNREVGDPNGNDWINSVTLGLTYSFGRPPCYCD from the coding sequence ATGAATAAAAAATTATTACTTAGCTTGTTTGCAGTTATTCTTACAGTAGCAAGTGTAAAGGCGCAGCGGCACGAACTGGGTGTCCGTTTGGGAACGAGCAATTTGGTAGGAGATATAGGAAGAACCGGTTACGTTTTACAGGCACCTTTTGGAGAAACTTCCAAATATGGTTTTCCTGCATATGGCGGAATTATTTACCGTATGAATTTCAATCCGTACCAGACACTTCGTTTTGATTTAGGCTACAGTCATATACAGTTCGGTGATGCCTGGGCTAAAGAAGAATACCGCAGAAACCGTAAACTGTATGGGACCAATACCTTACTGGAAGCTGATGCGATTTTTGAATACAATCTGTTCCCTGTTAATAACGAGCAGGAGCGCGGAATGCTGAGTCCATATATATTTGCGGGTATCGGCGCGATGATGCACGATGTTACGCAGGCTACTTTAATACATGACTACCGGCGCGATGTAGACGGTGTGGCACAGGCACCGGTTAATGAAATTGATTTTAATACAACGGCAGAGTATTATAGTGGCAGAAAAGTTACCGGTTATCTTCCTTTTGGTATCGGTTTAAAGTATAAATTCAACTATAACTGGGCTATATCCGGAGAACTCATGTTCAGACCTACGCTTACCGATCAGCTGGATTACAGTACGATAAATGCAAAGGATCTGAAATCTACCTATAATGCGGATATTCTGGCGCCTAACACCAACACATCCCTGTTGCAGACGGATATTTATTACGCGGTATCCAAGGAAAGAGAGAGAGAATTCCTGAAAAACAGAGAAGTTGGAGATCCTAACGGTAATGACTGGATAAACAGCGTGACCCTGGGACTAACCTACTCCTTTGGAAGACCTCCTTGTTATTGCGATTAA
- a CDS encoding arginase family protein, whose product MNIEDIIIPAGKIETEKWQLGNLISGDISEGGIVLIFCSDYRGLAGGEAEIHSFRKVRRALYTLSRLDFEVPVCDLGDLISGRSHEDTHFILQELLSLCHEKKAVPIVIGGSCDLSFALFTALNHYHKQISYTNISGVISLADQGEGINEKNYLAKILGSRDFPLRDYHHMAYQKHLNELDSVKLMKDVEFDVIRLAEMMGSTENTEPFFRRADLVTVNCDSIEGPSGDFSVNPQVNGLNRREICAYMKEVGLSENLKSVGLFNFNPNSDSLVDHQLMAQMVWHIIEGINIQKSHPRERRMETFYVPVDDVHFAFKRDSFTGLWYFGDDDELKNLIPCSPAEYAQAKKGSLPARLMRDRD is encoded by the coding sequence ATGAATATTGAAGACATTATCATTCCGGCAGGTAAAATTGAAACTGAAAAATGGCAGTTGGGGAATCTTATTTCGGGTGACATTTCTGAAGGTGGTATTGTCCTTATTTTCTGTTCCGACTATCGTGGTTTAGCTGGTGGTGAAGCGGAAATACACAGTTTCAGAAAAGTTCGCAGGGCGCTGTATACCTTGTCGCGGCTGGACTTCGAGGTTCCCGTGTGCGATCTGGGAGACTTGATCTCCGGAAGATCCCATGAGGATACCCATTTTATTTTACAGGAATTGCTTTCATTATGTCATGAAAAAAAGGCGGTTCCCATAGTCATTGGCGGAAGCTGCGATTTGTCCTTTGCCCTTTTTACCGCGCTTAACCACTATCACAAGCAAATAAGTTATACTAATATATCAGGTGTAATTTCACTTGCTGACCAGGGCGAGGGAATAAATGAAAAAAACTACCTGGCGAAAATTCTGGGTTCCAGGGATTTTCCTTTGAGGGATTATCATCATATGGCCTATCAGAAGCATCTGAACGAACTGGATTCAGTTAAGCTGATGAAGGATGTTGAATTTGATGTAATCCGTCTGGCCGAGATGATGGGTTCTACCGAAAATACAGAGCCCTTTTTCAGGCGTGCAGACCTGGTTACCGTAAATTGTGATTCAATTGAAGGTCCTTCCGGTGATTTCTCGGTCAATCCGCAGGTAAACGGACTGAACCGCCGCGAGATTTGTGCTTATATGAAGGAAGTTGGCCTTAGCGAAAATCTTAAGTCTGTCGGCCTGTTCAACTTTAATCCAAATTCAGATTCTTTGGTAGATCATCAGTTGATGGCGCAAATGGTGTGGCATATTATAGAAGGCATCAATATTCAGAAGTCACATCCACGGGAGAGACGCATGGAGACTTTTTATGTTCCGGTTGATGATGTTCATTTTGCATTTAAGAGAGATTCCTTTACTGGATTATGGTATTTTGGTGACGATGACGAGCTTAAAAATCTTATTCCCTGCTCACCAGCGGAGTATGCACAGGCGAAAAAAGGATCATTGCCTGCAAGGCTTATGCGTGACCGGGACTAA
- the topA gene encoding type I DNA topoisomerase has product MPKNLVIVESPAKAKTIQKYLGKDFEVKSSFGHIRDLPKKGMGIDLSTFTPDYEVSADKKKIVAELKDAVKKAETVWLASDEDREGEAIAWHLAQELKLKEDNTKRIVFHEITKNAILKAIENPRSIDQNLVNAQQARRVLDRIVGFEMSPVLWKKVKTGLSAGRVQSVAVRLVVERELEIRNFVPKSSFRVEGAFVNSEKQVIAAKVKKDFAEEKEAEKFLNLAKDTDFTVLNVEKKPGTRTASAPFTTSTLQQEASNRLGYGVTSTMRVAQRLYEEGFITYMRTDSVSLSQEAINGAKAQILSEYGEEYSNPRNYTTKSASAQEAHEAIRPTDFSVKSVGDAQLNKLYQLIYKRTLASQMANAKIEKTVIEIGSPKITPHFEAQGEVIVFDGFLKVYGITKTDEDEEENNEKILPKVTVGEALTYKKIEATEKFTKPAARYTEAGLVKKLEELGIGRPSTYAPTIQTIQNRAYVDKREIEPQEREIVKMTLAKSGVTKEVLTEKFGGDKNKFVPTDIGEVVNDFLTQNFAEILDYGFTAKVEQDFDDIANGSERWKEVLQGFYSDFHPRIEDVEENADRANGERILGVDPKSGKNVMARIGRFGPMVQIGEQDDEEKPIFASLMASQNIATITLEDALELFRLPFDLQEFEGNPVSVGVGRFGPYVKWGETFISIPRGEDPLSVSQERAEEIIREKQIADAPVATYKGEGVTKGTGRFGPFIKYKSIFINVPKRYDFDNLTQEEMHELIEAKLEKEANRYIRQWEDEKISIENGRWGPFIKFGKTMFKIPKTKKDEKYTAEELADVSLDEVKKWITAQDKDAFKEKPKKAAAKKTAAKKPAAKKAPAKKPAAKKK; this is encoded by the coding sequence ATGCCAAAAAATTTAGTGATTGTGGAATCACCTGCAAAAGCAAAGACCATTCAGAAGTACCTTGGGAAGGATTTTGAGGTGAAATCCAGCTTCGGTCATATCCGCGACCTGCCTAAAAAGGGGATGGGGATAGACCTTAGTACTTTTACTCCCGATTACGAAGTTTCGGCAGATAAAAAAAAGATAGTCGCTGAACTTAAAGACGCGGTGAAGAAGGCGGAAACGGTATGGCTAGCCTCCGATGAGGACCGCGAGGGTGAGGCTATTGCCTGGCACCTTGCGCAGGAGCTGAAACTGAAAGAAGATAACACGAAACGTATTGTTTTTCACGAAATTACAAAGAATGCTATCCTAAAGGCTATTGAGAATCCGCGGTCTATTGACCAGAATCTGGTAAATGCCCAACAGGCTCGGCGAGTCCTGGATCGGATCGTAGGTTTTGAGATGTCACCGGTACTTTGGAAAAAAGTGAAGACCGGACTTTCGGCCGGCCGTGTGCAGTCTGTAGCCGTTCGGTTGGTAGTAGAAAGAGAACTTGAGATCAGGAATTTTGTCCCAAAATCCAGTTTCCGGGTAGAAGGTGCTTTCGTAAACAGTGAGAAGCAGGTCATTGCAGCTAAGGTGAAAAAAGATTTTGCAGAAGAAAAGGAAGCCGAAAAGTTTCTGAACCTTGCAAAAGATACTGACTTTACTGTGCTTAATGTTGAAAAGAAACCGGGAACACGTACTGCATCGGCACCTTTTACAACATCCACATTACAGCAGGAAGCAAGTAACCGTCTGGGTTATGGCGTGACCTCTACAATGAGAGTTGCACAGCGCCTTTACGAAGAAGGTTTTATCACTTATATGCGTACCGACTCCGTAAGTCTTTCGCAGGAAGCCATTAACGGGGCCAAAGCGCAGATCCTTTCAGAATACGGTGAAGAATATTCCAATCCGCGTAATTATACTACAAAGTCAGCATCAGCACAGGAAGCTCACGAAGCTATACGTCCGACAGACTTTTCCGTAAAGTCGGTTGGCGACGCGCAGCTTAACAAATTATACCAGTTAATCTATAAAAGAACTCTCGCCAGCCAAATGGCAAATGCCAAAATAGAGAAAACAGTTATTGAAATTGGGAGCCCTAAAATTACTCCGCATTTTGAAGCACAGGGCGAGGTGATTGTATTTGACGGTTTCCTGAAGGTATACGGAATTACCAAAACCGATGAGGATGAGGAGGAAAACAACGAAAAAATTCTCCCGAAAGTGACTGTTGGCGAAGCTTTAACGTATAAAAAGATTGAAGCCACCGAAAAGTTTACGAAACCTGCCGCACGTTACACCGAAGCTGGGTTGGTGAAAAAGCTGGAAGAGCTTGGCATAGGCAGGCCATCCACTTATGCACCAACGATCCAGACCATTCAGAACCGTGCGTATGTGGACAAACGGGAAATTGAGCCTCAAGAAAGAGAGATTGTGAAAATGACTCTTGCCAAATCCGGTGTTACGAAGGAAGTTCTTACAGAGAAATTTGGCGGCGACAAAAACAAATTCGTCCCTACAGATATTGGTGAAGTGGTTAATGATTTCCTGACGCAGAACTTTGCCGAGATCCTTGACTATGGTTTTACCGCAAAGGTGGAGCAGGATTTTGATGATATTGCCAACGGTTCCGAAAGGTGGAAAGAAGTGCTTCAGGGTTTTTACAGTGATTTCCACCCACGGATTGAGGATGTTGAGGAAAATGCAGACCGTGCGAATGGCGAACGTATACTTGGGGTGGATCCTAAAAGCGGAAAGAATGTAATGGCCAGAATCGGCAGGTTTGGACCAATGGTGCAGATCGGAGAGCAGGATGATGAGGAAAAACCGATTTTCGCCAGTCTCATGGCCTCTCAAAATATTGCAACAATTACACTTGAAGATGCTTTGGAACTCTTCAGACTGCCTTTTGACCTGCAGGAATTTGAGGGAAACCCTGTTTCAGTCGGAGTAGGCCGTTTTGGTCCATACGTAAAATGGGGTGAGACATTCATAAGTATACCGCGTGGCGAAGACCCACTTTCCGTATCACAGGAACGCGCCGAGGAAATCATCCGCGAAAAACAAATTGCTGATGCACCTGTGGCAACTTATAAAGGCGAGGGCGTCACTAAAGGAACCGGAAGATTCGGACCTTTTATCAAATATAAATCAATTTTCATCAATGTTCCGAAGCGATATGATTTCGATAATCTGACTCAGGAGGAAATGCATGAACTCATAGAAGCAAAACTGGAGAAAGAAGCCAACAGATATATACGCCAGTGGGAAGACGAGAAAATTTCGATTGAAAACGGTAGATGGGGACCTTTCATCAAATTCGGAAAAACAATGTTTAAGATTCCGAAGACGAAAAAAGATGAAAAATATACCGCTGAGGAACTTGCTGACGTTTCTTTGGATGAGGTGAAAAAGTGGATCACCGCTCAGGATAAGGATGCCTTCAAGGAAAAACCTAAAAAGGCCGCGGCGAAGAAAACTGCGGCGAAGAAACCGGCCGCAAAGAAGGCGCCAGCTAAAAAGCCGGCTGCAAAAAAGAAATAA